ATCTATGGTAGATGAATTTTCAAAGTATGCGAAACTTCAgcgtaaatataataaattagaaagtacattaaaagaaaaaggtaaGATAATGATACAATTAATgcaattattaagaaataaattaatatattttataatttttgtatgcAATAATTTAAGTTAACAATTAAAAatctgtaatttataattatttgaatacaaaaacaaataaaaatagttatatCTCATTGAATTTCTGTTctgtataaatttttcatttgtttgcACTATTTATTGTCAAGTTCATTTTATAAAACACTTTTAATCGTAATGTACTTATTATTTAGCAAATGAAAGACTGTCTTCCAGAATGAAGGTACAAATATCTGTAACATATGGTTTTCGTATATTAAACGTAAGTGTTtgcttatatttattataatataacatacttagtaattcataacattttttcagGGTTCATTAATGTTGATTCTGCTATATCTATACAGAAATAAACCTGTAATAATTTTGCCAAAAGGCATGCTATGGCCAATACAAAGTTTATTAAGCTGGCCTTGTTATCATGAAGATTCAATTTCTTTGATTATGTGGTTAATAATTGCAAGATTAGTTGTAGCTACCTGTAAAAGAagtgatataacataatatcatttgtaatactatataaaaattAGATGTTATAAGatgacaaaataaaaatttttcacatAAATTATTCTTCGCTGTGCATAAGCATACATGACAAACAACTTAGCTCTCAAACTGTCAATGTATAGATAAAAACAACTTTTGAAATGtacatacaatttttacttCTTCCTTAATGTGCTGTATGAATAATTGTACAATGTTTACTAAATATATTGTGtttgttaaaacatttaaataaatgtcaTATTTTAAGATAGATTCTATTATAGCATTGGGActgtaaaatatttgattagGATGATactttttagaaatttctaagGTCGCTAAAGCTGAAAATGAGGGTCGTTTTTCACAAAAATAAGGCGTACAAATTTTCGATCAACTTGTTGACGTTCTCATGGATTTTGATAAAACGTTTTTTAAAATTTGGTGTTCTTAATACTGTACGGCTTACTCTGTATGCATCTGAAATAGTAAATTAGGTTTGGGTTACCTTTTATTTTCCGGTTGTCACACGGCAACTGTTTACGTGGATTTCTAAAGTTCTCTCCTTTGTCAGACAAATGTTCATCaggataaatttttaaaatcgttCATATCCGTGAAAAATAACCAGTATTCTCGGTTTTAGCGATTCAAAATACTCCCGAAACGACACATTCCAACCACAAATTTTACAATCAGGAAACTATAGTAAATCCTTAATCTATTttagtaaattataaatatagtatttattttaaataaggataacaataaattttacaaaaataatagcaaaaaaGTGACTGTATTTCGTGAAAGCTTAAGTAAAgtacataatatgtaataatgaaatatatctgtatataactattaataagtaatagtttcttgttttaacaaaatttcattatatgtatatgacaATTAATACATCTATATTCCATATAATGTAGCAACGTTTTATTCATATGTAGAGTATTCgagaaacattattttataaagcttaaaaaaagtattaatttttgttattattactatagTTAAATATTTACCATTTAATCATCAGTATTCTTTCGATTTTAAGTTAACTTCTTTTCTGATATCAATTTGCatcttttttaatgattttatgatTTAACATTGCGACACATATGATACCCAAATATTACACATATAAATTGTATCATAGAAGAAATTCTATAATGCGAAGgctaaatttatttctttttttcctttttttctttttttctttttttttaaactaaaaAGCTGAATTGTATATCTTTTACTTTATTACTGGACAAAGAACAAAAATGTTGCCCATAACATATTGTTaataacaaattgaaaaatctcGCGACATTTTGAGCAccaatagtaaataataatgttcaaattattataaaatgtagcaCAAGATTATTATGCTTTACTTTATCACAttcatataaatatcaattgaaaatatattatacatgacATATGTTACAAAATGGTAAATTTTGTGATTAAAGAGCAAAATAtactaatttaatatttgaCTAACACACAAATattgtcaaaaaaaaaagaaaacaatatttatatactattgtttTAAAATGGAACAAATATTACATGCATGAAATAATGGTATGTCTGACAAatcgaattaaataattattatttgaaaaatagaaatatgcAATTAATACTTGAAACATTGCTAacacaataaaatatttgaaacatatttgataataataattttttcattttaaatatgatTGCATTTAAATGCAACAATGTCATGTAGATGTTATTTCACAATATTAGTTTCGTCGATTTGAAACACAGCATACAAATGCTTACGTATGAAATACTCACAATATGTGATTGTATACAAAACATTAAGCcaatcatatttgaaataatacaaaatcCAATATTCTTtggaaaaaagaattaaaaaagtttccattttataactttatttattctcttttttcgtTAACTGTCTTTTTTTAATCAtaattgcatattttttaaggcatattaattttaaatatattatcgcTCTTCTAGTTTCATTATAAGTATTAATCATACGAAATTATGATTGTGTAACttgaacaaaattatattattatctattatgtTATgccatataatgttacaaaaaaattaacattataagaaaaacatattaaaatttaaataagttACATAGTAACCATTACAGaagtatttatttctattacctAAGTacttaaagtaaaaaatattcctcTTGTATTACTatttcaaagatttaaaaaagatgcattaagttaataataataataaagtatacACAAAGGAAATTAGAAGAGCgatttttcctttaattttcattttgctaGTCTATTTGAAGCAGCTCAGAATTTCATAtgtgatttatattaatattttttttttatataaatactattttatGTTTCAAGAAAGATTTAAGCGATTTGATACCAAGTATAGAGCAATTTATAgactatttatttttatgaatattctgTAATTAATTCATGCGCGCTATACTATGATTGTAAaatgaaatgattaaaatattgaaaactgAAACTTTCTTTAAAATAACTTTTGAGTATGTCATACAATCACATAGCAAAAATGCATCAACAAAAAAGTACTTTATACGAATAcacgatgaaatatttattattagatgAATTCAACTGACTTATGTTTTAGTAATATCCATTGGTGACCCGCTAGTTGCGTTTGTAGCTGTGTTAGCGGCAATTGGCGGACCACTTGGACTTACAATAGTTGGTGGAATTGCAGGTTTAATAAATCTATCTGATGTGCGTCTATTGGATGATGTTACAATGTGACCctgtttaaatataattaaatatttcagattaatgtcatttttaaatgtttcatacACATAAATTACATTTGTACATTACTTAGTACTATTTGACTAATTAAAACCATAAAATGTAACTTACAGTGGAAGGTGGTGATGAGCTTGCAAATGGAATTGTAGTAGGTTGACCACAAGCATAACATCGATTTGTGTTGAATCCCTCTCTAGTTGATGAACCTATTTATAAACAATATTgatatgttaataaaataaatttatacaaatattaaataaatatgggATCACGTAATATTGAAACATAAAAGTcgaaaatttactttatttttatataaaacaaggATATTATACCTGGACTTAGTGGTCTAGAGGAACTAGGTGAAGGATTGTACGGCACTGGGCTAGAAACAGTACGATTTCTTATATTTCCACCAGACATCACAATTTCATTGTAGTGCCGTTCTTCTTCCATTTCCAAACTAACAAatagatgaatttgtaatagaactAAAACATTTGTAcaatctatataatattatttacctGGACTCTGATTCTGAAAGATGTCTACATAAAGCTTCACGACGTTCTACTTCCAGCTGCAATTTTCTTTGAAGTCTTAAATTTTCTTCACGAATTTGTTTCTCTTCGTTTACATATCGTTGCATCTTCTCtgtatctaatataaaaatacaaacagaTCCAACAATGTTAGTTaacaaaaataaagatattaaataattttagtatTACTAATTAATTCACAACATTATTATAAACTTAACGATTTCGTATATGATATCTATTATCatttcaaatatgtatatacgcataattactttatattataaattatttcctttaattacaattattattctattacaatctttcttttctattctcTCTTACTTCTTTTTTTAGTTTGCTACTTCtaattttttatctattaatATCCTAAGCACTGTACAAGAgaattggaaaattataattatctataATACAATATTGCTGTTAcagcataacattatattaaatGTGAAGctagtaacaaaatataaataaatcaatcaaattatttcatgttactatttttacttttctttccaataattaaattaatttatgtaattctagatgtaataaaaatatatttataaaaatttattttaaaatatatttattaactatAAATAAATCTAATTATATGATAAAAATTCTTACGTTCTTGTTGTGAGATGAACAATGTATGTCTTAGTCTGGCTACTTCACTCCTTAGAGTTTGAATATGTGCACTTAAACTAGTAGCAGTATCACCATTATTGATTTCTCTTGGTGAAGCAGGATCTGATACAGGTTGATCTAATTTTATTTGCAGCATTCGCTTCTCTGCTTCCAATTTATCCATTCTTTTCCATAATTTATTTACTAATGCTTCTTGCTCCTGTTCAAGTGTGTTTTCCAGTTCTACTTTTTCTCTACGCAACTGCTCTAGATTACTTTGTTTTGCAAGTGTCTCAGCTTCAAGTTTTTCTATCTTCCTCATTAATTTGTTCACAAGACATTCTTGTTCTTGTTCTAAAGTTTGTTCTAATCGACATTTTTCTTGGCGCAATTGATTCAATTTTCTTGACAAATCATTAGTTAAACATTCTTCTTCTTGTTCATAATGGTGCGCCaatgtttctttctctttcttaagTGCTTGGattttttttaacaatgtaTTACTTATAAATTCCTCCTCCTGCTCAGCTTTAGCTTGCTATAATATAATCCAATAAAAAAAGGTCAAAATGCGAATAGGAAATGTGCACAATCAAAGATTGAAAATTGTTATCAAATTCCCTCAAATATAACAAAGTTATTATGAAGTTCAATAGttgaataattcatttttaaccctactaatttgaaaaatatatttgtaattatgtttttataaacaATTTCGTTAATGTATTaactatacaaatattatttctattatctaG
The Bombus terrestris chromosome 10, iyBomTerr1.2, whole genome shotgun sequence genome window above contains:
- the LOC100644913 gene encoding coiled-coil domain-containing protein 6, giving the protein MADRDSASESDSSSIDGGPIMMPPSPVTREQLQKRIESLQQHNRVLKVELETYKLRVKALQEENRGLRQASVIIQAKAEQEEEFISNTLLKKIQALKKEKETLAHHYEQEEECLTNDLSRKLNQLRQEKCRLEQTLEQEQECLVNKLMRKIEKLEAETLAKQSNLEQLRREKVELENTLEQEQEALVNKLWKRMDKLEAEKRMLQIKLDQPVSDPASPREINNGDTATSLSAHIQTLRSEVARLRHTLFISQQEHTEKMQRYVNEEKQIREENLRLQRKLQLEVERREALCRHLSESESSLEMEEERHYNEIVMSGGNIRNRTVSSPVPYNPSPSSSRPLSPGSSTREGFNTNRCYACGQPTTIPFASSSPPSTGHIVTSSNRRTSDRFIKPAIPPTIVSPSGPPIAANTATNATSGSPMDITKT
- the LOC100645037 gene encoding guided entry of tail-anchored proteins factor 1; this encodes MNLLIISTVSCLLEYIFPSLIKYITSHLYTVNKHDIELRNDLINLKQEMIGISMVDEFSKYAKLQRKYNKLESTLKEKANERLSSRMKVQISVTYGFRILNGSLMLILLYLYRNKPVIILPKGMLWPIQSLLSWPCYHEDSISLIMWLIIARLVVATCKRSDIT